The proteins below come from a single Molothrus ater isolate BHLD 08-10-18 breed brown headed cowbird chromosome 3, BPBGC_Mater_1.1, whole genome shotgun sequence genomic window:
- the ATF3 gene encoding cyclic AMP-dependent transcription factor ATF-3: MMVQHSGQVSALEVSASAIVPTLSPAGSLGFDDFTNLTPLVKEELRFAIQNKRQFHRMSSTLDTVTVSERPVETSMLKTEFSPEEDERKKRRRERNKIAAAKCRNKKKEKTECLQKESEKLETINAELKAQIEELKNEKQHLIYMLNLHRPTCIVRAQNGRTPEDERNLFIQQIKEGTLQG, translated from the exons ATGATGGTCCAACACTCAGGCCAGGTATCTGCATTAGAAGTCAGCGCCTCCGCAATTGTTCCCACTTTGTCCCCTGCAGGGTCACTGGGGTTTGATGATTTCACAAATTTAACCCCCTTGGTGAAGGAGGAACTGAGGTTTGCCATTCAGAACAAGCGTCAGTTCCACAGGATGTCTTCCACTTTGGACACAGTGACTGTTTCTGAAAGACCAGTTGAAACATCAATGCTGAAAACAGAG TTTTCTCCTGAAgaggatgaaagaaaaaagagaagaagggaaaggaataaaattgctgcagcaaagtgccgaaacaaaaagaaggaaaaaacagaatgTTTGCAAAAA GAATCAGAGAAGCTGGAGACGATCAATGCAGAGCTGAAAGCCCAGATTGAGGAGCTGAAGAACGAGAAGCAGCATTTGATATACATGCTCAACCTGCACAGGCCCACCTGCATAGTCCGTGCACAGAACGGGAGGACACCTGAAGATGAAAGAAATCTTTTTATTCAACAGATCAAAGAGGGCACATTGCAAGGTTAA